One segment of Stappia sp. 28M-7 DNA contains the following:
- the rsmG gene encoding 16S rRNA (guanine(527)-N(7))-methyltransferase RsmG, which translates to MSRPARLAVEDGPEVLHGIFEVSRETVERLTTYVNLLLHWQKAQNLVAPSTLPEAWRRHVADSLQVVAMAPDAARWADLGSGAGFPGLVTAMVQMERLPGAHVHLIESNSRKAAFLRTVIRETGCPATVHASRIEDVSGELAGEIDAVSARALADLSELLAYTEPFQNHGAPAIFHKGKNFRDEVARAAHAWEFDLVERESLIDPDSRLLMISGLRPRGATGKGQTG; encoded by the coding sequence ATGAGCCGGCCGGCGCGGCTTGCCGTCGAGGACGGCCCGGAAGTGCTTCACGGAATTTTCGAAGTTTCACGTGAAACAGTGGAGCGCTTGACCACTTACGTGAATTTGCTCCTGCACTGGCAGAAGGCGCAGAACCTGGTGGCGCCCTCGACCCTGCCGGAGGCCTGGCGCCGGCATGTGGCCGACAGCCTGCAGGTGGTGGCGATGGCGCCCGACGCAGCGCGTTGGGCGGATCTGGGCAGCGGCGCCGGCTTTCCCGGGCTGGTAACGGCGATGGTGCAGATGGAGCGCCTGCCCGGGGCGCATGTCCACCTGATCGAGAGCAACAGCCGCAAGGCCGCGTTCCTGCGCACGGTGATCCGCGAGACCGGCTGCCCGGCGACGGTGCACGCCTCGCGGATCGAGGACGTGTCGGGAGAGCTTGCGGGCGAGATCGACGCGGTATCGGCGCGGGCGTTGGCCGATCTTTCCGAGCTGCTGGCCTATACGGAGCCCTTCCAGAATCACGGCGCGCCTGCGATTTTCCACAAAGGAAAAAATTTCCGCGACGAGGTCGCGCGTGCCGCTCACGCTTGGGAGTTCGATCTGGTAGAAAGGGAGAGCCTCATCGATCCCGACAGCCGGCTCCTCATGATCTCGGGGCTAAGGCCGCGCGGCGCGACAGGGAAAGGCCAGACCGGATGA